The Ananas comosus cultivar F153 linkage group 6, ASM154086v1, whole genome shotgun sequence genome segment TCGCCAtgaaccgccgccgcctcggctgCCTCCTCGCACGGCTCGCGCGCGCCTGCAACTAGGCCGAGGGGAGCGCTGTCCTAGCCTCCTCTTCGCGGGGATGTTGTGCGGGAGCTCGCTTCTCAAGAATCGCATGAACTTCTTGGTAAATTAAATTGTTTAAGAATTATGGTTTCTGTGGTTGATGTGATGGTAAGGCTGTGTCGGTTTAGATATCGCAGTTTGGTGATGCAGATGAGGTGTTTGTTCATAGGTTACAATGGAAATCCAGCAATGACTCGGCACGGAGAGCAAACTACCAGCTGAAGATTAAGAAGATGTATGAGGTTTGGATGAGTGAGAGAAGTGCTCCAAacaaatattagtttttttaatattgatgttttttgttttattttcatattatgatcatttttttgagtagacactgttgtgggcaaaatttctttcgtagattaaaaagtatgatgCAGAGACTGGAGCCTGAGACGCcaaccaaaattttcttaagccagaacgttaagttattatttatgtatttcataTACTTCtagctattattttattttttagcaactgaatttagtcatgcaaattgacTGTGCTTAATATGGCATAGCTTCCtataagctgtaaatataaattttattaatatattaaaaatttatttctattatctacccgctgcatcgcgcgggtctctacactagtaaTGTAATAAACGTCTGAAACTTCTACTGTAGCAAAATGAATAAATTAGTGTAGGGAATCAAaagtagaaatttaatttggtacctttttaattttgctgtaatattttattcttaataacACTTTTTAGACCATACTTTGAAATTCAAGGTAAAGAAAAACTAGATCACTTTTAGTTTGGTTTataggatttaaattttttacaaaaaattaacaattctTGAAATCTATTCTCataataaattcttttcttATTGGTATAATATTATTTCTACATTCGGTTCAACATAAAAACTATCCaactatattaataaaattaccagaatatatatttttttatggagACTAATGTTATATTTCATTTTATGTCATTTCATACTAAATTTACAGTATcaaaattataactatttaaatatttctaaatttagaaGATTCATAACTTTATTTACATCTTGTATTCAATTTATTTACATCTTgtgctaaattaaatcaaattttgtctAGAAAGAAACTTACTAAGGGAGAAGGTGGGTTTAAATCCCACATTCTAAGAAAATATAAGATTCCACAAAAACTTTTAATTCAAAGCACTGACCGAAAATGCTTAAGTCaggttattattactaagattcctgaattttatatttctaatcacAACTTTATTATCCATTTGATGTAGAACTATTGGAGTATCACAGAAACTTTCATGTTACCAAAATGAAATATATAGAAATGCATATGAGCAAAAATGCATATATTCGGTCTCGTAATCCGGTCATGATTAAACTATAATGATTCATAAATTAACTAAGTTGAGTTCCACTAAATATTTTGGATCACATGGTCAAAATCAACCACCAATTTTTTGCCTTAATTACCTCCAAGAGGAGTCTTTGTTGACATAATGGaacatttaatattttttttaatgaaaccCCATATATTATGATTAATTAACAAGTCTATAGAGTTAGCAAGAGATAAGACTAATTGAAACCAATTATAATTAACAAGCTTTTTGACTTAGCAAGAGATTAGATTAAGACTAATGGAAACCAATTATAACAAGGCACCATCTCATGCCCCAGTTATAGAGTTATTGCTTGCACCGGGTGTATAAGTACATCTCATGCACTGCTCCTCTTCTATCCTATGatacaaaacttatctgaactatgaaccattttAGTTTAGCTACATtacgttttaaaattttaattttactatttaacttctcaatttgtttgatttgagacaatcaacgatattttgattttaaaatttgaatgtgttgttcatctttacatatttagttagcatactaaatataatttttgcaactataaatttattaaaataaataattaatttaaattttggagtcaaagtatcattgactggttcaaatcaaataaattgaaagactgtgtagtaaaatcaaaattttaaaaaaattacgtagctgattcaaaatggtccacaGTTTGAGTTTTATAGATTTTTACCAAGTAAATATCTAATGTGTCAGATGTGTTCCATCACATTTAAAAAGGCTTATATATCAAAACTTATAAACTTTGgacattgctttttttttatagagcAAATAATGGTCTTGTCTCTGcagttgattttttaaattgcttgatgcataagtaataaacccTGCTAAATTCCTGTTATAGgggtcaaaaaattaaaataaaacctATCATATGTGTTCATTCatttaaaagatcaaaaaagaaaaaattattaattttaaacatTCATTTCTTATAAATCAAGTGATGGCTATGTTACTTACTACAGTTGATTAATTTTGGAACTGCTTGAAATAAAACACTGTAATAAAGGTCTCAAAGAAGTCTAACCCATAAGATGTGTTTCATACCATTAAAAggcttaaagataaaaaaaaaattttaaattttaaatattgattTCTTATAAATCAAATAATGTCTCTCTTTATCATTGATTCTTGGAACAGCTTGATGCCTTGATAATAGATTTTTCaaatacataatattttatatataggttCTTTAGATGTCGCAAAACATATAATATTGAACTAAATTTTGACTTTGAGATATTAATCAATAATTTATTCTGTGCAGAACATAAAGTATATGTATGCACCAAGTGGGGTCAAGTATCTTTCCTATAAATGACACAACAAGTAGAAGATAAATATTCCACCTAATTTGGTGGAAAAGGAAACACATAATTGATGTGGCATTCactaaaaagagagagagtaaataattaacttatcACAATGGAATTTCCATATGGTTAAAACCTATCAACTTAGTTGGTGTTGATGATTCCATAGGCTAATAGGGAGGGGATTCTCAACTCACCTTCCATTAATATCACATCTTTAATATAGTGCATGAGTGTTTCACTTTTTCCATTTTTTCCAAAGGAGTACTATGACTCCACTTTTTAAGTCAATACCTAAAAAAGGGTTGATGAAAGTGAAGGTGGAGCTCACCAACTCATGCAAAGGAAACTTTAGCATCATTCTCCTATTACTTTCTTTGTGCATGTTATGATACTCTCCATAGTTTTTGGGTATAGAAAATTCTTGCACATCTTGATATATGGTGATGATTCAACAGTTGCCTCGAGGGCTGATGGTTCTGATACATCGTGTTGACAGTAAATCCCACTTCTTTTGATAGTAGGTTCTATGCATCGAACTTGTTCATTCTTTAAAGTGCCCATCAGATAACTATCACGTGTCGATTAACGGCGACTGAGTTTTATCATATTGAAAACTATGTAAAATGTCCACTAGTCGAATGCATCGAACATGTTTGTTCCAACAAATTCATTATAGATCAAAAAGAGAATTTCTTTTTGTACAATGTTATACTTAACATGAGATTTGCTTTTCACCTTTAATTAAACCCAGCATTAGGTTAACTACTAATTGAGCTTCCTTGTggcctcaccattggaggctaaACCCAAAATGAGCTTTAAAATATGAAAGCAAACATAAGTTCCCACACCAAAAAGGATAACTAGCTCACTAGGAACTAGAGATTGAgttatgtgtatatataaagAGAGCAGGGCCgttgtgctcttaggagcaggGAGACATCCGTACTCTTAAGCCGTTTTTTATGACGGAATtctcaaatcgacaatcggtttcgttagacttgatctaacgtatttagattatctagaaaataaattttgaggtTTTTCAATATCGTTTATCTAGCaatcaaaagggttcaaaatcaataatttttaatggtggatgtttgccgttttcaagtttaacggtgtagaattatccaaatcagataaaattttgatagaaaaatttttatactatctacagcaAGATCACtatctttgatcgaaaattttagtgctatatcataactttttgtgagatttttattcgtagccgttgattttgatccattttgatcactagttaaataatatcgaaaaattacaaaataatatgctagatcaaatttaacaaaatcgatcgtcgattcaaaattttcatcatcaaaaacgacttataaGCAGcgcagcagccctgctctctctctttctatctatactatatataaaaacacgtatttcaaatttcggtctgtcgacagacccattttttggcgggaaaaaaaaaattcctctttccttacgtaaaataaataatagaattaaaaaaacttttattttctctttatttctacaacagaaaaaaatttatacttatccaaatttttaccaatttgagaatatctactgtgaatttttatttaattcgtttttatctctaactataatataatatctatactatctatgAGGCATTTCAAATTTCTATACGTCAGAAGACCCATTTTTAggcggaaaaaaaatttgatttctctttctttatgtaaaataaataacataataaaacaaacttttaatttatctttacctctaaaataaaaaaatatatatttatccaaatttttgccagaatATCAATATgctctatccatctattttacattaaaatttaaatttgagtttaaatcataaattaaatttaatttttgattttggatatcaaatatatcaatctattttatattaatgagATTGAAGAAAGATTTGGCCAACTAAAGAACATTTGTTGGAGTATGCTAAGATTTGACACCAATAATGTCACACTATGTTTATGTGGATGTCCACTTAAGTAGTGCTATATAAATAGGTTTATCTTTCTAGTACAATCACAATAAATGTTGATGTCCAAGGAACATgtatagggatgcaaatggatccgggttggtggagctccgccccgatccgccccgaatggggtggtaagtgggaacaaaaaatatagaaaaatataacccgccccgaatccgccccgatccgccaagtaaatgaagcgggaggcgggagactcttttcttccttcaatctatctcgatccgttaaaaatccgctcccgccccgatccgccccgaacggagcggtaagtgggagccaaaaataaaatgaaaagcccgccccgaatccgccccgcccagataagaaatggagcgggaggtgagggaactctcccgcccccgaatccaccccgtttgcatccctaaacaTGTACCATGAAGCACCAtttaaatgcttttttttttcctttttttttgagagatagatagcacgctacccgcttcgtttatttcatttgaaaataaacttagttggaaatgtaaattaattacaattcaaacttgagtctcgaatatcaactattaaaatttttaccgCTTGCTCTAGACACGATTggttaaaatgttaaaattttaggGACACGTTTCTTCATGTTCCCCATTTTTAAATGGTTGCATTTATCACCAGAGACGCCTTTTTATAACACATCTTTTTTTCCAATGGTTGCCTTTTTACATTAAGAAGTACACATTTTCATATGACTAAGAAacatatttctctctctctctctccgaggagaaaaaaaaaaaaaaaaaaaNcttttttttttttttcccactaaGAGTCTCGTTCTTttaaaaatcacattatttcaaaatcacTTTCTTTCACTAAGAAGCTGTTTGATTTCTCGAATTtatgtttttcaatttttcgtccatttaatttcaaaaaaattaactttttttgaaaagcttttttctaaattttagaaaaaactagTGTCTTCGATTTcctttaaaacaaaatttgaaaaacaaaaacaccagttttctataaaatttagaaaaaagctttaaaaacgtttttttttggaactaaagtgattaaaattcttttaaaaaaacaagtttttcatgaaaaaataaattcttaaatttttttttccatacttTTCCGTGGAACCCAAAGACCCTAAAAGTCAGAAGGTAGGATTATAAactcataaaattataaaacaaaataacccttttattttgaaatttttatttacagGAGTTCACAGCGGAGGCCTCAAATTaaagttgctttttttttttgaaaaatactcATAGATAATATTTACTGAGCttgatacaaaatatattttccatAGCTAGAACTTTTCTATCTCATACAATTCAATTAGTTTATTTGGATATCGAAAAAGATATCATAACttatttagcatgaatttttcaatttttggacCGAAAGTTAGGAGTTGGAGTTTTgcttctaaaaaaattttagtatttgtaatttaataattaatatagtatatttcATTTACCTGATGTTTTatcttaaatattttgattatattattCCTCATTTATGGTTGTATTTGGATGTCAGAAAAAATACTCAgcttatatatttaaaaattaggagttgaatttttattttttaaaaggtcTTGATATCTGTAATTTGGTTGGATAACATATTTCACTCATAAGATGAATTATCTTattcagaaaaaataatttaaaagtcaGAATATGCTTTTTATAGCTAactatttgatcatatttttcaCCTAACAAGTACTACATACTTCTTGAGTAAATACATATGAATAGAATTTTACGAGATTAACAACCACTAACGTCGAATTTAAAAGTACGAAGGTCAAAATAAAACTCTGAATTGGCGAATCTCTAAATCCAACTTAACTCAAGTGTAGTGGCGTTGCAGTTTTTTTAAAAGTGAGCTTATTTTTCGTTGTTTGTTCTTATGTAACTCATACATCATCAAACTTAAATTCAagcactttttttatttgttttgatataatttgATGCTAGTAGTATAAGTAATTTTTTGAGCTCTATTGTTTGCTTTGATGTGAAACACTTAAAAATGTTCCATTAAAATCTTCCTGCTAGCATAGTTAGAGGTAAATAACTTCGCACCATAAACCCTGGATTTGGAGCTTTAAgagattatttatatttttaatgtcCTGCTATATGAAAAGCTTCGGATATTTTTGTTTGACAACAGCTTCTCAACTTCTGCTTTTGAAGTAAAGAAGCTGTTCTTAAGGTGCAAAAATACACTGATAAAAATTCTTTGTTCAATCAATCAACTCAATCTATTTTAATGTTTATTCATCCACGTTAAATTACTTGAAAcctcaattataaaataaagCAGCTTTAACTTTAAGCACATGTAGTATCTACTTCTACTATAGAAGCACTAATGTGCAAAAGCTGTGAGAGGAGCTGAAGCAGTAGAGAGTTTAAAGCTAAAATCATTGCATTGAGTGAGTAATTTTGGTCTATAGACATAGATGGACAGTTTACTAACCTTCAAATCTATACGGAAAAAGCTCCTCATTGGCCTCTCTATCTTTCTGCAAGGGAGTAAATACTAAAGACTCAAAAATCTGTGGTGCAATGGTGAGAGAAGAGTTCAAGAAGAGATCGAAAATCCGCAATCACCATGACCACATGATAGAGGTGGATGGGTTCGGCCGGAGCTCGGGGACCACACAGTGTTGTAGTTGTTGTTGCCACCGGCTGAAGCTCTCGCCTCCTGATTGAGCAGTATTGGCTTGTGCTTCTGCTTCTTCGACTTCCATAGAAGCGCTTCTTTCCTCTTCGTCCTCCATTGTTTCCTCCACTACCTGCCTTTCCGGTTGGGCGAGATGCCAATTAGTCGTGGCGCCCGGTTTCGGGACCCATGGAACCACCGCCAAGCTGTTGCTTTGCACCGGAGATTTTAACTCCAAGCTTCGATTGATCCCGTGATTAAAAACTCGGtctggaattaaaaaaaagtttcataCAATGTTTAAATCACCCCAAAAATTGACATCAGAATCACACTTGTTTATGAAAAGCATATCTGAGAGTATCGATTagttgtaaaatcaaaattagagagagagttgaaggTTTATATGGTAAAGCACCATTGAATGATGACTTAATTGTTTAGCATAAAATCCAACACCcaaagggtgtgtttggttcgcttctttttcaccctggaatcggaattggaatgggtaaatccgtttgtgggtgtttggtaagCAGGAGTCTCACTCCGATTCCGATTCTCGAGTGGagtgggaatcccccaatcatctcttttttcaatccggcctaggaggccggattggaaattgaatccCGACGGAATGGacatttattcggattaaatttattttttcaatttttttaattaaaatatgagttaaaatttaaaaattaaatatataattttaaattttaatttgaacttaaattaaaaattaaaatttaatcaagtatttcgaatctaacttattaatttgaatttaaattaaattttaatttatataaatttttattcaaattttatttcaaacttaaattaaatatatggattcaaattaaaatttaaattgtaattttaagtttgaatttgaataaatcaaaattttagtttcatattttgaattatccgcttaacttcaaagtttaatttttttaaacaaaatatatttaaaattttgacattatttcaaaattttgatgtaaatttttaatatttaatatttaatttgaatttaaattaatatattataaagataatgttagtatattaatttgattacaatttttatattcaccTGAACCAAATACCgataatgggaatgatttattccgattccgattcaggtgataaaccaaacagaattaggtaaggagtcatttcgatttcgattcctgcttattttgattccgattccgatttcgattccgactacaaaccaaacatgcccaaAATGTCTTGGACAACAACATACAATCGCTATATTCCAGATTAAGCCCGAGGTTATCCCAATTTCAAAAGACAACGAAGAACACGGAATTCTCTTCTTGGTTTGTTTAgatgatttgaaaaaaaaggaacttAGTAGGCAAGCTGTAATGATACAAGGCAACTCGTCAGAACCCTAGAAGGTGCCCAAAAGTTTAGTTGATGACTCCAGTTCCATATATGGCATCAGACCAGATATCGagtctaaaaaaaattaaaccacaaATAAACTATCAAAATACGCAAAGCCAGCACATCAACTGCACACACTGGGATGCGACCACGACAGTAGTCAATCACAAACATAAAGTTGTAGACATTACAGGTGAAACTAGAGGTCACATGTAACTACAAGAGCCTGATGATAGCATGATATAAGGACTGGCTGAAAaaggacagaaaaaaaaaagcagtagCAAACTTGACGGATAGAGAAAGCACCCCAAATATACTGAACCTGAAAAGGAAATTGCATGTTTGTGTTCATTAGTAAAACTTACTCTTGAGACTTTCAATTAAGTCTGGGCTCACTAGCAAAGAAACATTCGATTGGCCTGGGTTGAGAGTTAGTGGCGTGTCTGATGGCTTGTATAACACAAGAGCTTTCTCGTCAACAGAAGGGAGAGAAGGCAGTGCATCATCCATCATCAATTCCACTTCAGGCACAGCACTAGTGCTCGGCAACTGTTCTTCAATTGCTAGAGGAACAGCAGATCTTTCATTTACCATATATGGGGGAACCCCCGCATCCTTCAAACAAAAACACAAACAAGAGTGAGAGGAATAAAGCTGAGATCCAATTCATTGTTAAACATTAGATGGAGATAAATCAAGTGTGTGCCAATTCACATTTTCCTAATCCAAgcagaaaaaaacaaaaaagcatgGCATAATTAGGAGATTGATTTTCCTTCTTATCAAATAACAACTCGTATGCATCAATCGATTTGAAAATGAAGAGCCCCAAAAAAGATCAATTTTCCAATCATCTGATCAACAACAGCCATCATCTAGCAAGGGAATATTTTCGATTATTAGTTGCTGTAATTTAACAAGCCTATCTACTCGATTATAACTAAAAGGTTTTATTGCATTATATTACACTAAACTTTAAGAGGTTTATACTTTCTACACGGTATGTCTTctactgtttttttttcccccaatcGAACTTTCAAGGTTTCTAAAACAATTCATATACTCCACAATCAGATGACAAATAAACAAAACTGATCATTCTCATTACTAGTTTCTCCATAGTCTATAAACTACAAAAAGACCTAGTTTCTAAGTAATCAATCTTAAGGTGCCGTTGACTGGGGAAAAATGGAGAGCAGTAGCACTAATCGAGCGCAGAGAATACTTTGTTCCGTGAGAAACACTCTGCAACCAAAATTGGTCATTAAAAGTTCATATCCCAAAGTTTCTTAATCAAATTAAGGGTTTCTAAACTGCACTTCATGGAAGCTACGATGAACAAAAAGGGTAGTGCTATATGGGCGTAAAAATTACTTTGCGCCCAGAGTAACACTCTGCAACCAAAATTGGCCACTAAAAGTTCATACCTCAAATTTTCTTAATCAAATTAAGGATTTCTAAACAGCACTTTACGGCGGCGACAACGAACGAAAGTAAATCAAGTAGATAGTAATTCCAACTAGTGTTGATCATCCTAATTCCAGCTACAATTTCTAAGCTGAAGTACAGTGTAAAACTGAAAACTACTCAACAGTTCACCGCAGTAAAGTGTAACTATGCCCAATCAGCAAGcaaattattacataaatatTAAGAAATCATCAAATTACGCACTTCGCACGCATAAACTACAAGAATAATTGTGTACAAGCAGTAATTAAATGGGAAAAAAAGGCAAATCTAGGAGAATTGAACAACAAACTGAGATcgtaagagagagaagagctaaTTACCAATCTCCTAATCTTCGTCACCGGGGAGGAGATGGCGAAACCGGAGAATTCATCGTACGCCTCGTCCAGAtccttcctcttcatcttcccCGACGTAAACCTCCACCACTCTCGCCCTAACCCTTACCCTAGATGCCCCCAAAACCCACCTAAAAATCGTCACCAAAATCACACGAGGAGCGATTGGTGATCGCGTCTCCGATCACCAATCTCTAGGGTTTCGAACGATTCTCGCGTCTCTAGgtcgatcgagagagagagagaacgagggTGCGCGCGCGAGAAGGGTTAAGTAAACGGTGgaggaaagaggaagaagaggggaCGGAATTTGATCCCCAGTTCGGCTTCGGTCCCGATTTCTCTAGAAGAATCTTttcccacctttttttttttttaagttattttcctCTTAGCCCCTCAATTTAAAAAACTggcatttttaattaaaaaaatttattaattttgtgtttttaCATAAGtgagctttttttaaaaaaatttacacattcaatttaatattttaaaataaaaaacaaactaaattgcccctatttctctctcttctaatTACTCTTTCTTCTCCCCTCTCCCACTTCCTCCACCACTGCCCCAACGCTATCGTCGCCATCCCTACGAGGCTGCGTCGTTGTCGCGCTCCTTTCCGCTTATCTCGCCCACGTAACTGCCACCGCCAACCTCCTTGAGGCGCGCAACCCTCTGTGCCTTGCCTTTGTCTATTGCAAGTACGACGAGATGTTCGACACT includes the following:
- the LOC109711207 gene encoding uncharacterized protein LOC109711207 isoform X2 yields the protein MKRKDLDEAYDEFSGFAISSPVTKIRRLDAGVPPYMVNERSAVPLAIEEQLPSTSAVPEVELMMDDALPSLPSVDEKALVLYKPSDTPLTLNPGQSNVSLLVSPDLIESLKNRVFNHGINRSLELKSPVQSNSLAVVPWVPKPGATTNWHLAQPERQVVEETMEDEEERSASMEVEEAEAQANTAQSGGESFSRWQQQLQHCVVPELRPNPSTSIMWS
- the LOC109711207 gene encoding uncharacterized protein LOC109711207 isoform X1, translating into MKRKDLDEAYDEFSGFAISSPVTKIRRLDAGVPPYMVNERSAVPLAIEEQLPSTSAVPEVELMMDDALPSLPSVDEKALVLYKPSDTPLTLNPGQSNVSLLVSPDLIESLKNRVFNHGINRSLELKSPVQSNSLAVVPWVPKPGATTNWHLAQPERQVVEETMEDEEERSASMEVEEAEAQANTAQSGGESFSRWQQQLQHCVVPELRPNPSTSIMWSW